In the genome of Colletotrichum lupini chromosome 8, complete sequence, one region contains:
- a CDS encoding nucleotide sugar dehydrogenase has protein sequence MADIYDINVVLGNEDVYERAASTVPTTPEGSCTFSPVVRAASQLVIEGEEAGGDVFPQLDTKAEEMSFAGNSGNGPVRNICCVGAGYVGGPTAAVIAFKNPNIRVTIVDRDERRIRRWNSKHPPIYEPGLRDIVRVARDGTKEDSASVSSHRARPGHCETFSPSSSVTSECGSQCGENSISTISVPPRQPNLFFSTDVSKCISEADVVLIAVNTPTKTRGHGAGSATDMAAFEAVTAEVARHARPGAIIVEKSTVPCRTAELVRETLAAHRPGVHFEILSNPEFLAAGTAINDLLHPDRVLIGADTTPSGHRAAEALASVYAAWVPRARILTTNVWSSELAKLVANAMLAQRISSINSISAICERTGADVDEVAASVGRDPRIGDRFLKAGIGFGGSCFKKDILSLVYLAESLDLDEVGEYWRQVVKMNEYARERFTRRVVKCLNNTLAGKKITVLGYAFKKDTSDTRESPALEIIRALSEEGPREIAVFDPCCNPLVIQAEIQQFCGPQTTTSKDDGGGTGPLVVYGNAYDACRGSNAVLITTEFDEFRNTGELGVRDTPGSAPSDPSSPRGSTTSRAAEGAGQELRQSIVRPALGKGEMGAATLDDPLGRYVAEPACSGDCPDCRAEEEDCKVSGLASHGPGAEEGQTVKERVDWERVAGDMQVPRWVFDGRGVIDADEMAKLGVRVESVGRRGRS, from the exons ATGGCGGATATTTACGATATCAACGTTGTCCTTGGGAATGAAGATGTGTATGAGCGAGCGGCGTCTACGGTTCCAACGACACCTGAGGGAAGTTGCACTTTCAGTCCTGTCGTCAGAGCGGCGAGCCAGCTAGTCATTGAAGGCGAAGAAGCTGGCGGGGATGTATTTCCTCAACTCGATACGAAGGCCGAGGAGATGAGCTTCGCTGGAAACAGTGGCAACGGTCCGGTTCGCAACATCTGTTGTGTAGGCGCTGGCTACGTGG GGGGACCTACGGCGGCGGTTATCGCGTTCAAGAATCCTAACATCCGCGTCACGATCGTGGATAGAGATGAGCGCCGGATCAGGAGGTGGAACTCGAAGCATCCTCCCATCTACGAGCCTGGGCTACGAGATATTGTCCGAGTCGCCAGGGACGGTACCAAGGAAGACTCAGCATCTGTCTCCAGCCATCGCGCCAGGCCGGGACACTGTGAGACTTTTTCGCCATCGTCATCAGTCACATCTGAGTGCGGAAGTCAATGTGGTGAAAATAGCATCAGCACCATCTCCGTCCCTCCTAGGCAGCCGAATCTCTTCTTTTCGACAGACGTCTCAAAATGCATCTCAGAAGCGGACGTGGTCCTCATCGCGGTCAACACCCCGACAAAAACGAGGGGTCACGGCGCCGGCAGCGCAACGGACATGGCGGCCTTTGAAGCCGTCACCGCCGAGGTGGCCAGACATGCACGACCGGGCGCCATCATCGTAGAAAAGTCTACCGTGCCATGCCGGACCGCGGAGCTTGTGCGAGAGACA CTCGCCGCCCATCGACCCGGTGTACACTTTGAAATCCTCTCCAACCCAGAGTTCCTCGCCGCAGGCACAGCCATAAACGACCTCCTGCACCCAGACCGCGTCCTCATCGGCGCAGACACGACGCCCTCGGGCCATCGCGCGGCCGAGGCGCTGGCGAGTGTATACGCTGCCTGGGTCCCCCGCGCACGCATCCTCACGACAAACGTCTGGTCATCTGAGCTCGCGAAGCTAGTCGCCAACGCGATGCTCGCGCAGAGGATAAGCAGTATCAACTCCATCAGCGCAATCTGCGAGCGGACGGGCGCGGATGTAGATGAAGTTGCTGCTTCCGTGGGCCGGGACCCGCGTATCGGAGACAGGTTCCTGAAAGCGGGCATCGGTTTCGGGGGCAGCTGTTTCAAGAAAGATATTTTGAGCCTGGTGTACCTTGCCGAGTCGCTTGATCTCGACGAGGTGGGGGAGTATTGGCGGCAGGTGGTCAAGATGAACGAGTACGCCCGCGAGAGGTTCACGAGGCGCGTGGTCAAGTGTTTGAATAATACCCTGGCTGGGAAGAAGATTACTGTCCTCGGGTATGCTTTCAAGAAGGATACGTCGGATACGAGGGAGTCGCCTGCGCTGGAGATTATTCGGGCGCTGTCGGAGGAGGGACCACGGGAGATTGCGGTGTTTGATCCGTGCTGTAATCCTCTCGTGATTCAAGCGGAGATCCAGCAGTTCTGTGGCCCACAGACGACAACGTCAAAGGACGACGGCGGTGGTACTGGACCCTTGGTTGTGTACGGGAACGCATACGACGCTTGTCGTGGTAGTAACGCGGTTCTCATCACCACCGAGTTTGACGAGTTTCGGAACACGGGTGAGCTCGGCGTCAGGGATACGCCGGGTTCTGCACCTTCTGATCCTTCTTCTCCCCGCGGAAGCACGACATCGCGGGCGGCGGAGGGGGCGGGCCAAGAGCTTCGGCAGTCGATTGTGAGACCAGCGCTGGGCAAGGGGGAGATGGGGGCGGCGACTTTGGATGATCCACTCGGGCGATACGTTGCTGAGCCTGCTTGTTCGGGAGATTGCCCGGATTGTcgggcggaggaggaggactgcAAGGTCTCGGGACTTGCCAGTCATGGACCGGGGGCGGAAGAGGGGCAGACGGTCAAGGAGAGGGTTGACTGGGAGAGGGTGGCGGGCGATATGCAGGTTCCGAGGTGGGTGTTTGATGGGAGAGGGGTGATTGATGCTGATGAGATGGCCAAGCTGGGAGTTCGAGTTGAGAGTGTTGGGAGACGGGGGAGGAGTTGA
- a CDS encoding glycosyl transferase group 1 — MGEGDIRRPSAAYGAFPSYSANAIIFLTLHARPAPLAMAEPLLPKSYGTMPRYPAHNNSVFPSSLRGKRILLCTESFGPVNGVSRTTLMLVEHLRFHGALVAVVAPHNHTQHNTFSPATEDDGQVEVRLQGYPLPFNPELSVVYPVRVSTLFARTFGSDNPPDLIYLASPASLGFQVMLQLQQQPKERRVPVICNFQTDLAGYCAILFPHPFSTMAVFAFSMVQSFLFQHESIKTIFYPSRFVRKYLEAQRVQSSKLEVLRRGVKTEVFRPEMRNEALRKQIAPNGEIILICVSRVAGEKGFDFLAKAIKELDARGLHFKLYVVGGNRNAEVEREVHEMFDPLRDQGKVIFAGFKTGDDLATAYASGDIFLHCSVTETFGLVVLESMASGVPVVARDEGGPSDIIDNGRSGYLVSPNDLDTFVDKVMYLSKDRDCREAMAAQARAMACEATWEKINNQVAWRMVDTIEEREREKAQITHQRSSIAMQASQLVPVYSWLLINNATRDVVVGRIVDAKLVGGFGVVMAFWFFTGMYLAFTEAALWTKGKLPRYCGQRVTE; from the exons ATGGGCGAAGGAGATATCAGAAGGCCAAGCGCCGCCTACGGCGCATTCCCCTCATACTCGGCGAACGCCATCATTTTCCTTACACTGCACGCAAGACCTGCG CCACTGGCAATGGCAGAACCTCTTCTACCCAAGAGCTACGGCACCATGCCGCGGTACCCAGCCCACAACAACTCCGTGTTCCCGTCATCATTACGAGGGAAGCGCATTCTGCTTTGCACAGAATCCTTTGGCCCCGTCAACGGCGTCAGCCGGACGACATTGATGCTCGTCGAACACCTGCGATTCCACGGCGCACTCGTCGCCGTGGTAGCGCCACACAACCATACCCAACACAACACCTTCTCTCCGGCAACAGAAGATGACGGTCAGGTCGAAGTGCGCCTTCAGGGATACCCGCTGCCCTTCAACCCTGAGCTCTCTGTCGTTTATCCAGTACGAGTATCTACCCTCTTCGCGAGGACCTTTGGGTCGGACAACCCGCCCGACCTGATCTACCTCGCCTCGCCGGCATCACTGGGCTTCCAGGTGATGCTGCAGCTCCAACAACAGCCAAAAGAGAGACGGGTGCCGGTGATCTGCAACTTTCAGACCGACCTGGCCGGATACTGCGCCATCCTCTTCCCTCACCCCTTCAGCACCATGGCTGTCTTTGCTTTCTCCATGGTCCAGAGCTTTCTGTTCCAGCACGAATCAATCAAGACCATTTTCTACCCCTCACGCTTCGTGCGCAAGTATCTCGAGGCCCAGAGGGTCCAGAGCTCTAAGCTTGAGGTGCTACGACGAGGCGTCAAAACAGAGGTGTTCCGACCAGAGATGCGAAACGAGGCGTTGAGGAAGCAGATCGCACCGAATGGAGAGATCATTCTGATATGTGTATCCAGGGTGGCGGGTGAGAAGGGGTTCGACTTTCTCGCCAAGGCAATAAAGGAACTCGATGCAAGGGGCCTCCATTTCAAGCTCTATGTCGTGGGCGGGAACCGTAATGCAGAAGTCGAGAGAGAGGTTCACGAGATGTTTGACCCTCTGAGGGACCAAGGCAAAGTCATATTCGCCGGGTTCAAGACCGGGGACGACCTGGCGACGGCGTACGCATCGGGCGACATTTTCCTCCACTGCTCCGTCACCGAAACCTTTGGCTTGGTCGTCCTGGAGTCCATGGCAAGCGGCGTTCCGGTGGTCGCTCGCGATGAGGGCGGGCCAAGCGATATCATCGACAATGGCCGCTCGGGATACCTTGTATCACCCAACGACCTGGACACTTTTGTCGACAAGGTCATGTACCTCTCCAAAGACAGAGACTGTCGGGAGGCTATGGCCGCGCAGGCTCGAGCGATGGCGTGTGAGGCTACTTGGGAGAAGATCAACAATCAAGTCGCCTGGAGGATGGTTGACACCATTGAAGAGCGAGAGCGAGAAAAGGCCCAGATTACCCATCAGCGTTCGTCCATCGCCATGCAAGCCAGCCAGCTTGTACCAGTATACAGCTGGCTGCTCATAAACAACGCTACGCGTGACGTTGTGGTGGGCAGAATAGTAGATGCCAAGCTTGTGGGCGGGTTCGGCGTCGTCATGGCTTTCTGGTTCTTTACGGGCATGTATCTGGCGTTTACTGAGGCGGCTCTTTGGACCAAGGGCAAGTTGCCACGATACTGCGGCCAGCGAGTGACGGAGTAA